The window GGCCGAAAGGTGAAATGCCCAATTCTAAAGGTTTAAAATTAAATATCATTGAAGAAAAAGAAGGGCGAATCACCCAAATTCAGGAAGCTGAGCTCTTTGCTTTTTTGCCCGCAAAAGAAGAAAGAAAACCAATGGCAATCATTGTGATTCCTGGAGGTGGTTACAGACATCTGACTTATGATTTGGGAGGCTACTCTTATGCAAAATGGCTCAACACTTTAGGAATTTCTGCTTTTGTTTTGAATTACCGTTTACCAACTTCTCCGGATTTAAAGCAGAGAGAAATCGGTCCGCTTCAAGATATTCAGGCTGCGATAAAATTAATCAGAAAAAATGCTGCTGAATACGGAATTTCACCCGACCAGATTGGAGTTTTAGGAACTTCTGCAGGTGGACATCTCGCTGCAATGGCAAGCAATATTTTTACAGATTACACCGAATTAAAAGGCGATGGGCAAACAGTTTCGACAATTCCCAATTTTGCAATTTTGGTTTCTCCGGTTATTGATTTAGGAGAATTTGCACACAAAGGAAGCCGTGATAATTTGTTGGGAGAAAATACTTCTGTCGAAAAAATCGCAGAATATTCAATGCAAAATCGGGTGACAGAAAAAACGCCGCCTACGATTTTATTTCATGCACAAAATGACAATGCCGTTCCCGTAACCAACAGTATTTTGTATTACGAAGCGATGATTAAAAATAAAGTGAAAGGCGCTCTGTTTATTTTCCCTAAAGGTGAACACAATATTGGAATATCCAACAAAACTGAACTGACAGATAATTGGAAAAAGTTGTGTGAGAACTGGCTTGGTGAGATGGGTAATCGGTAATGAGTAATGTTATAATTTAACGCAAAGATTTATTTTAAACACTTTGATTTTAAGGAGCAAAGGTTGTGATAAATCGCAGATGAAGTTTGAAAACACAGACATCTAACAGTGTGTTTGTCATTCCGTAGGAATCTCAACATGCAGAGAAAAAAAACAGTTCAGATTCCTACAGATGACAAAATGACTGCTGAATTTTAATGACTAAGAAAGTATCTTATTTAAAATTTAAAAAAATCATTATCAATGTCCGTGATTGGTAATAACTTAGTTTTTAACACTTGGTTTGTCATTCCGCAGGAATCTAAAATTGTTTATTTTCAGTGTGTTGAGATTCTTTCAGAATGACAAAATGACTGATTATTTTAGCAGTATGATAAAAAACGGATATACATAAAATCATTTCATTAAACATTTATAAAATGCTAAAAATCATTCAACATAAAATCTTTTTACTGGCTTGTGGAACGATAGTTTCCGTTTCAGCATATGCTCAGCAAAATTTAAAATTAACTTACAATAAGCCCGCAGAAAACTGGAACGAAGCTTTGCCCATCGGAAACGGAAGATTGGGCGCAATGGTTTTTGGAGGCGCTATTCAGGAACATCTTCAGTTGAATGAGGAAACAATTTGGGCAGGCGAGCCGGGAAATAATATTCCAAAAAATACATTTGACAGCATTCGGAAAGTGCGTCGATTGATTAACGAAGATCAGTTTGAAAAGGCACAGGATTTAACCAATAAAACCTATCCCAGACAAGCTCCGAAAAACCTGAATTACGGAATGCCCTATCAAACGATGGGCGATTTGTTTTTAGATTTTAAAGGTCATGAAAATTTCAAGAATTATACCCGAAATTTAGATATAGAAAAAGCAATCAGCAACGTTTCTTATGAAGTGAATGGAGTTATTTTTAAGCGTGAAATTTTCTCGTCTTTTGCCGATAATGTGATTATGATTAAATTAACTTCCAGTAAAAAAGGAAGTTTGAATTTCTCGATTAATGCTTCTACTCCACACAAAATAAATTCAATTTTCACCGAGAAAAATCAATTGGTCATTAACGGAACGAGTGGTTCGGCAGATAATAAAATAGGCAAAATTAAATTTAA is drawn from Chryseobacterium muglaense and contains these coding sequences:
- a CDS encoding alpha/beta hydrolase, with protein sequence MKKFIIIAIIFLGIQISAQQKITVWPKGEMPNSKGLKLNIIEEKEGRITQIQEAELFAFLPAKEERKPMAIIVIPGGGYRHLTYDLGGYSYAKWLNTLGISAFVLNYRLPTSPDLKQREIGPLQDIQAAIKLIRKNAAEYGISPDQIGVLGTSAGGHLAAMASNIFTDYTELKGDGQTVSTIPNFAILVSPVIDLGEFAHKGSRDNLLGENTSVEKIAEYSMQNRVTEKTPPTILFHAQNDNAVPVTNSILYYEAMIKNKVKGALFIFPKGEHNIGISNKTELTDNWKKLCENWLGEMGNR